tgcccccttttgagccattctgtcttatgatcccatagaatacaatggactccatacccaatttggcgcccccttccatcagcgcccggggcaagcacccccctctgcccccctcagATCCCGCCCTGCCATGCAGATACATCAGGGGTCTCCAGTGCAGTTCCCACGGGCATCATTATGCCTCCTGTCACCTTTCCTGGTGTTTTAAAAAAGTGACTGGGGCCaacagagcttctgattggccactagaGATCTGATAGATATTGCCCAATGAGTGAGCTAGCTCATTATGTATTcttgtgtgtatgcaagaaaatattttaaattaacaaTTGTCCTGTtcagcagagcttctgcctgaaatgctgaagagttagACATTTCGTGGTTGGTTCCgcccaggaactcctttgcatatttggccacacacccctgatgtagccaatcctcctggagcttacagtaggccctgcactacgagccctgtaagctcttggaggactggctacatcaggagtgtgtggcctaagatgcaaatgaattcctgctacaaaaaaagccctggcttcactgatagccattttgtggttgctccGATCACTATGTGTCAGgtttccaaaggtgcccactggctcaaaaaggttggggacccctggtgtatGTATTTGTTCTGCTCGAAGCCGCTCGCTTGCAGGTTTGGTGACCCGCTCTCCTTCTCCCGCCAGTATCGTTTGTTTTATCCAGGATGGCTGCTTGTGGAGGCACCACCAAAAACAGGCTCACGGTGAATAAGCACGTCTGGGACTTCCTGACCAAGGAGAGCTCTGCCAAACTGGTCAAGCTGAAGGAAGAGAACAAGGTGAGCATCTTGATCGATGGCGAGACTTCGGAGATCTACGTCCTGCAGATCACCATGCCTGCCCACGGGCCCAGCAACGGCCTTTACCTGGCTCGCAAGGCCCTCAAGGCCCTGCTCAAGGAGACGGAGAAAGAGCTCAAGAAGGCCCAGCGCCAGAGTGAGCTGATGGGTTGCATGGCCTTGATGGAGAAGAACCGGGAGCACGGGGCGGTGGAGCTGCACCGCCGAGGGGCCGCCTTGATCTCCAGAGGGCAGCAGACCTCCGGGCCGAGAGTGGTTGGTGGCGGCGGAGGGGTGGCCAGCTGCtcgcggggaggggaggaggaacagGACAGCCAGTGCCCCATCTGTTTGGGGGAGATCCAGAACATTAAGACTCTCGAGAAGTGCAAGCACTCCTTCTGCGAGGATTGCATCACCCGAGCGCTGCAAGTCAAGAAAGCCTGTCCGATGTGTGGGCGCTTCTATGGGCAACTGGTGGGCAACCAGCCTGAGAACGGGCGCATGCTGGTCTCCAAGGACTCGAGTCTGCTGCTCCCGGGCTATGAGAAATACGGCACCATCATCATCCAATATGTCTTCCCGCCTGGGATACAAGGAGTAAGTAGGACGACTTTGTCTTTGAGGAGTGTTTATTTAGCAGATGGGGTTGTCCTCACCTTCTTTACGAACACTAAAACAGATGCAATACGACCCTGTTTAAAAACAGCCAATCTGTGACTCCTTCACTGAAAGACATTCTTTTTCTTCTGAAGCTGGAGACACTTAGCACAGGGATGGCGAGACTGTGGCTccggagccatatgtggctcttccacataaattgtgtggctctcaaagccccccactgccctgtcagccagtgcggagaaggcatttgtcttgttaaatcacttctccaagccaagccagctggcagcttggagaaggcatttaaagttgctttctttccaccccttcctttcttcccccctcccctttcctgaaaaatctgacattcatgcagctctgaaacatttgacatttattctacaggcttttatattaagcaagattggccacccctgtattagcaGAACGGCTGCCATTAAGCAGGGCATAGAGAAAGAGAGTGCTCATCTATCCTAAGGATGTATGAAAAGAGGAATGGAAGTGTGCTGCCTCCACGTTCTTCATGGACACACACTACACaaattatggttgccaaccttcaggtggttcctggaattacagctgatctccagacagcagagatcacttccccgggagaaaatgattgttttgaaaggtgaactctatggttttatagcCTGTGGAggaccctccctaggctccatccccccccaaaaaatctccagaaatttcccaactttTTGTTGGCAACACAAACTctatggcaagggtggccaatggtagctctccagatgttttttgcctacaactcccatcagccccagccattggccatgctggctggggctgatgggagttgtaggcaaaaaacatctggaaagctaccgttggctacccctgctctatggcatcctGCTGAAGTGTCTTCCCACCTTATCCTGTCCCATACTTTACCACCagatcttcaagaatttccccaCCCAGTGTTGGTAACCCTAAACATGGTGCATAATTTTCAGTGGCCACCTAATGTTGCTGCAGAGCAAGGGGGGCAGGTATTGTTCGTACCATGATAACTTACGCTCTTCCTGCCCCTTTTTTTCCTCATAAGAGTGAAAAGGAGCTATTTATCTGTatgggagaaagtaaagaaaggtGTTAACAAAAGCAGCTGGAATAGAGGCTAAACCTGCTGTTCCTCCCACCACAccaattccacacacacacacacacaacctgttCATATGTCTTGCCCCTTCATTCCCAAATCATTCTCAATCCTAGTTCTGAGAGGTTGGAAAAGCAGGTAAATTCAGGGGAAGGAGAGTTTTGGGAATAGGAAGGGATTATGAAATGAGATGCTAAAGGAAGAAGTGTGAATGGACTGTAAGGAATTTCTGTGCAGTAGTTATTTTTTGGTAAGAATTATACATTGGGCTGGGGGGTATACTTAGCATGTTTGCTTGTAACGTAACAGTGCCTAGTATGTGGCTTTGTGGAAGCAGGTTTGCTGTTTTTGAGGAAACAGTACATTTACCCTTTGGAAATCAAGATGTTtcatttgttcttatgttctctatcGGCTTTCCCACATTTTCCTGTGCTGATGTGTCCTCCTTGcttgaagggtgtgtgtgtgtctgttccacatgtgttttgtTCCATCTAGTGGCTGATTCAATATTACATCTCCTTGATGTCCGGCATAAAAACAGACATTgactaatgcaggggtggaattctagcaggagctcctttgcatattaggtcccacacccaagagcttacaaggctcttttttgtaggctctcggaggattggctacatcagaagggcgtggcctaatatgcaaaggggctcctgctagaattccacccctggattaatGTAATACCAAATCAACTACAACAGGGAGCAAAATGCTTTTGGGATAGTCCTTCCACctgaagcaacaggaacacacaagtgaggaaaatgagaatgcagaaaagcccactgtatagaccaggggtggccaaaattgcttaatgtaagagccacatagaataaatgtcagatgtctgagatctgcaagacatgaatgtcagatgtttgaagttCTAGCCTGTAAAAGTGTCATCTGCTTTTGCTGCAGCAAATCCACCCGATCATGTTCAAAGTGGTTAAGGATAAATGTATAAGAGCCTGTCTTCTATTAATTATGAACAATAAGACAATTTGGAGCAGCTGTTTCAGATTATCTCATACAGTTATCAGTTTAAACCAAGTTAAGAGCCATCTGGTAAAAACATGAAATGCTTCAGCAGAATTAAAACCCGTATCAGAACCACTGGCTTACAACAAGCCAGCAGGAGGGACTTCAGAAGCCAGCGTGGTGTGACAGCAAGACTATTGGAGCAGGAGCTGGGAAACCCACCTCCAAATCCCCTCCTCTCTGCTCTGGagacttgctgggtgatcttgggccagtcatatgctctcagctgaacctacctcacagggtggttgtgaggataaagtggaggagagtggaacaatggaagccattttggatcctcatcggggaggaaggtggggcataaataaaatcaataaataagtTTGGGGCCTATTCTGAAAGGAAGAAAATGAACTGGGTATTTGGACCTTCAAGAGAAAGGAATCCTTGAAACGTGCCAGAGTTGTACTCTCCATGCAGGGTCATCTGTCCAGCTCTTGGATCAGACTAAGTTTGCCTGGTAATCCTCCGTTCCCAGTGAATAGAGAAGTAacacttttttgtggggggggggggggttgggggttcCCTTCTTGCTTAGAATCGTAAGAGTTGTTaggagccata
This region of Heteronotia binoei isolate CCM8104 ecotype False Entrance Well chromosome 13, APGP_CSIRO_Hbin_v1, whole genome shotgun sequence genomic DNA includes:
- the DTX3 gene encoding probable E3 ubiquitin-protein ligase DTX3; protein product: MGSPVSFVLSRMAACGGTTKNRLTVNKHVWDFLTKESSAKLVKLKEENKVSILIDGETSEIYVLQITMPAHGPSNGLYLARKALKALLKETEKELKKAQRQSELMGCMALMEKNREHGAVELHRRGAALISRGQQTSGPRVVGGGGGVASCSRGGEEEQDSQCPICLGEIQNIKTLEKCKHSFCEDCITRALQVKKACPMCGRFYGQLVGNQPENGRMLVSKDSSLLLPGYEKYGTIIIQYVFPPGIQGVEHPNPGVRYPGTTRVAYLPDCPEGNKVLALFRKAFDQRLTFTIGTSMTTGRANVITWNDIHHKTNCTGGPQLFGYPDPTYLARVQEELRAKGITND